A stretch of the Saccharicrinis carchari genome encodes the following:
- a CDS encoding glycoside hydrolase family 2 protein: protein MMKKLTPLMLAGFITALISCSTSTDKPLVHTMEIKDNWKFAQADAEEWMNASVPGCVHTDLMANGKIEDPFYRLNEHDVQWVDKKDWVYQTKVNITEEWLGKDRIELDFKGLDTHADVYLNGEKILVADNMFRGWTVDVKQYLNPGDNELKIYFHSPIKVGLEKYDNYPHVVHSSPNDLAEIGQVPGNKWVSPHIRKAQSHFGWDWGPRLVTSGIWLPIYLNAWDAARINDLRIVQNNIATDKATLTAEFEVEAEAEGKADLQINVDGNQVAARQVQLQKGIKTYAVDFEIVNPELWWSNGLGEAHLYDVAGKLVTNNAYDEVMHKTGLRTIEVVREKDEHGTSLYVELNGHPVFMKGANTIPLDAFLDRATPEKYEKMILTAKESNHNMLRVWGGGIYEKEIFYDLCDKHGMLVWQDFMFACNMYPGHPEFLESVRHEAEYNIKRLRNHPSVALWCGNNEVLIAWLRWGWKREVEKEDPEGAKAQWKAYKDIFLDVLPKAVSEYDPQRFYWASSPQSGDTIGPDLINGDDHYWGVWWGKEPFENYHTKISRFMSEYGFQSFPEMRTIRRYAEPEDYDIFSDVMKSHQRSSIGNETIELYMLRDYRKPKDFESFIYVGQVLQAEGMKQGMEGHRIAMPFNMGSLYWQLNDCWPVASWSSTDYYQNWKAMQYFSKKAFAQELVAPRVMNDTLEVHVISDRLSDFEANLNLKISDFNGKVLWTKDLPIRVAANSSDCAFKQELKTFLKNLNTKEVLLQTSLSEAGKVLSENKYYFEPVKRLNLPTPDVKVSIAAGDDMYTLELTTDVLAKNVFVAYEEGTGFFSDNYFDLMPGETKTITFTPDASVKEFESKLTIRTIRDTY, encoded by the coding sequence ATGATGAAAAAGCTAACACCTTTAATGCTTGCCGGCTTTATTACGGCACTTATATCGTGCAGCACTAGCACGGATAAACCATTGGTACATACGATGGAAATAAAAGACAATTGGAAATTTGCCCAGGCCGATGCCGAAGAGTGGATGAACGCCTCGGTGCCGGGTTGTGTGCATACCGATCTGATGGCCAACGGAAAGATTGAAGATCCCTTTTATCGCCTAAACGAGCACGATGTGCAATGGGTGGATAAAAAAGACTGGGTGTATCAAACCAAGGTAAATATTACGGAGGAATGGTTGGGCAAGGATCGCATAGAGCTCGATTTTAAAGGCCTCGATACCCATGCCGACGTTTATCTGAACGGAGAAAAGATTCTAGTGGCCGACAATATGTTCAGGGGCTGGACCGTGGATGTAAAGCAATACTTGAATCCCGGCGATAATGAATTGAAAATATATTTTCATTCGCCCATAAAAGTCGGATTGGAGAAATACGACAATTATCCGCATGTAGTGCATTCATCGCCCAACGATCTGGCAGAAATAGGCCAGGTGCCGGGCAACAAATGGGTGAGCCCGCATATCCGTAAAGCACAAAGCCATTTTGGCTGGGACTGGGGCCCGCGTTTAGTAACAAGCGGCATATGGTTGCCTATTTACCTTAACGCATGGGATGCGGCACGGATTAATGATTTACGTATCGTACAAAATAATATTGCTACAGATAAAGCCACCCTGACCGCCGAATTTGAGGTGGAAGCAGAAGCAGAAGGCAAGGCCGATTTACAAATAAATGTGGATGGAAATCAGGTTGCTGCCAGGCAGGTGCAATTGCAAAAAGGAATAAAAACTTATGCCGTAGATTTTGAAATAGTCAATCCAGAGCTTTGGTGGAGCAACGGGTTGGGCGAGGCGCATCTGTATGATGTGGCAGGAAAGCTCGTTACGAATAACGCTTATGATGAGGTAATGCACAAAACCGGATTGCGGACGATAGAAGTGGTACGCGAGAAAGATGAGCACGGGACTTCGTTATATGTGGAGCTGAACGGACATCCCGTTTTTATGAAAGGAGCCAATACCATACCTTTGGATGCTTTTTTAGATAGGGCGACCCCGGAAAAATATGAAAAAATGATCCTCACCGCCAAGGAAAGCAACCACAATATGCTGCGTGTTTGGGGAGGAGGTATCTACGAAAAGGAAATTTTTTACGATTTGTGCGACAAGCACGGTATGTTGGTTTGGCAGGATTTTATGTTTGCCTGTAACATGTACCCCGGTCACCCCGAATTCCTGGAAAGCGTGCGTCACGAAGCCGAGTACAATATTAAGCGGCTCCGAAACCATCCATCGGTGGCATTGTGGTGCGGCAACAACGAAGTGCTGATTGCATGGTTGCGTTGGGGTTGGAAAAGGGAAGTAGAAAAAGAAGACCCTGAGGGAGCCAAAGCACAATGGAAAGCCTATAAGGACATATTTCTGGACGTGTTGCCAAAGGCTGTTTCAGAATATGATCCGCAACGTTTTTACTGGGCATCGAGTCCGCAATCGGGCGATACCATCGGACCCGACCTGATAAATGGCGACGACCATTATTGGGGCGTTTGGTGGGGCAAGGAGCCTTTTGAAAATTACCATACCAAAATATCGCGTTTTATGAGCGAGTATGGCTTTCAGTCTTTTCCCGAGATGCGCACCATCCGACGTTATGCCGAGCCCGAGGATTATGATATCTTTTCGGACGTGATGAAATCGCATCAGCGTTCTTCCATCGGGAACGAAACCATTGAGTTGTATATGCTGCGCGATTATCGTAAACCAAAAGATTTTGAGAGCTTTATTTACGTAGGCCAGGTGTTGCAGGCCGAAGGAATGAAGCAGGGAATGGAAGGTCACCGCATTGCCATGCCGTTTAACATGGGCAGCCTGTATTGGCAATTGAACGACTGCTGGCCGGTGGCTTCCTGGTCCAGCACCGATTATTACCAAAACTGGAAAGCCATGCAATATTTTAGCAAAAAGGCCTTTGCTCAGGAATTGGTGGCTCCCCGCGTGATGAACGATACCCTGGAAGTGCATGTGATTTCAGATAGACTGAGCGACTTTGAGGCCAACTTGAACTTGAAAATAAGCGACTTTAACGGGAAGGTGCTATGGACTAAAGACCTGCCTATTCGGGTAGCAGCCAATAGCAGCGACTGTGCCTTTAAGCAAGAGCTGAAAACTTTCCTGAAAAATTTAAATACGAAGGAGGTGTTATTGCAGACATCCTTAAGCGAAGCGGGTAAAGTTCTATCGGAAAATAAGTATTATTTTGAACCGGTTAAACGGCTCAACCTGCCCACACCGGATGTCAAGGTGTCCATAGCCGCGGGCGATGACATGTACACCCTTGAGCTGACTACGGATGTGCTGGCCAAAAATGTGTTTGTGGCCTATGAGGAGGGTACCGGTTTCTTTTCCGACAATTACTTCGATCTGATGCCAGGCGAAACAAAAACCATAACCTTTACACCGGACGCCTCCGTCAAGGAATTTGAAAGCAAGCTTACTATACGGACTATAAGGGATACGTATTGA
- a CDS encoding family 20 glycosylhydrolase, with amino-acid sequence MKHLLFINLFVALLLASCATPSFEADQVALIPKPDSFTLHEQSFRISASTPLFTDNEKQRKATDYLNFLLDRAAGFELAVQQGEGSKGVVFQTVDGMAPEAYRLEVNPSQILVQASGEAGFFYGVQSIRQLLPIQIESKQVLQAEWLVPSVVIEDQPRFEWRGMHMDFSRHFFTLDEVKEFLDYMALYKLNTFHMHLTDDQGWRIEIKKYPLLTEKGAWRKENDHDKTANRLAKTDETFKMDQRHYRNIDGERKYGGFFTQEQIKEIIKYADERCITVMPEIDMPGHFKSAIDNYPYLSCTGEAGWGEVFSTPACVGKETTYEFMENILAEVAELFPYEYIHIGGDEVNTKSWEDCPRCQREMRKQGLKTEHELQTHFNHRIEAFLHSKGKRLMGWDEIAEGGLTPDASIMWWRNWAPTMLNVAADNGSDIVITPDFEYYFDFTYEATPVQKTYDYEPIPEDFTPEQAKHILGVQANIWTEWIPNFTRLQYQTFPRLQALAETGWSEKEAKDFEDFTQRLLPHYDRMDVMGIHYYIPAVEGLNKKIAFIDSAMVTLEVPLQGVEIRYTLDGSQPTKEDFLYTGPFAISKNATIKARGFRGKITGEVSEAEVEKQSFREAVNVDPQNKGLQRWFVENKFKVVEEVKLPPSPKWTHVDKPDMGEHAALSLYSMVFKGYFKAEKDGMYEFAVTSDDGSLLYFGDKLIVDNGGNHAALKRSGMVALKKGWHPITLFFHQAGGGGELNVTYAAPGEAFKELDGSAVGY; translated from the coding sequence ATGAAACACTTATTATTTATCAATTTATTTGTTGCCTTGTTGTTGGCTTCATGCGCAACACCGTCATTTGAGGCCGATCAGGTAGCGTTGATTCCGAAGCCGGACAGTTTTACCCTGCATGAGCAATCGTTCCGTATCTCGGCCAGCACGCCTCTTTTTACGGATAACGAGAAGCAGCGAAAAGCGACGGACTACCTTAATTTTCTGTTAGACAGGGCCGCCGGCTTTGAACTTGCTGTGCAGCAAGGGGAAGGCAGCAAAGGCGTTGTATTCCAAACCGTAGATGGCATGGCCCCCGAAGCTTACCGCCTTGAAGTAAACCCATCGCAAATTTTAGTGCAGGCAAGCGGCGAGGCTGGTTTCTTTTACGGGGTGCAATCGATACGCCAGTTGCTGCCCATTCAAATTGAAAGCAAACAGGTACTCCAGGCAGAATGGCTTGTTCCTTCGGTGGTTATTGAAGATCAACCCCGCTTTGAGTGGCGTGGCATGCACATGGATTTTAGTCGTCACTTTTTTACCCTGGACGAGGTGAAAGAATTCCTCGATTATATGGCGCTGTATAAGCTAAACACTTTCCACATGCACCTGACCGACGACCAGGGATGGCGGATAGAAATAAAAAAATATCCGCTCTTGACCGAAAAGGGCGCCTGGCGTAAGGAAAATGACCACGATAAAACAGCCAATAGACTGGCCAAGACGGATGAGACATTCAAGATGGACCAGCGCCATTATCGCAACATTGACGGTGAGCGCAAGTATGGCGGCTTTTTTACCCAGGAGCAAATCAAGGAGATTATCAAATATGCCGACGAGCGCTGCATTACCGTAATGCCGGAGATTGACATGCCCGGACACTTTAAATCGGCCATCGACAATTACCCTTACCTATCGTGTACCGGTGAAGCCGGATGGGGCGAGGTTTTCTCTACGCCGGCCTGTGTGGGCAAGGAAACTACCTACGAGTTTATGGAAAATATTTTGGCCGAGGTGGCCGAACTGTTCCCTTATGAATATATCCATATCGGTGGCGATGAGGTAAACACAAAGTCGTGGGAAGATTGTCCCAGATGTCAGCGGGAGATGAGAAAGCAAGGCCTAAAAACGGAGCACGAACTGCAAACGCACTTTAACCATCGCATCGAAGCATTTTTGCACAGCAAAGGAAAACGTTTAATGGGATGGGACGAGATTGCTGAGGGTGGACTTACGCCGGATGCCTCCATCATGTGGTGGCGCAACTGGGCACCCACAATGCTTAATGTGGCAGCCGATAACGGTAGTGATATTGTTATTACGCCTGACTTTGAGTATTATTTCGATTTTACCTACGAGGCCACACCCGTACAAAAGACCTACGATTACGAACCTATCCCTGAGGATTTTACTCCGGAGCAGGCAAAGCATATCCTGGGTGTGCAGGCCAATATATGGACCGAGTGGATACCCAATTTTACACGCCTGCAATACCAAACATTTCCACGGCTGCAGGCTTTGGCCGAAACCGGATGGTCAGAAAAGGAAGCAAAGGACTTTGAGGACTTCACGCAACGTTTACTCCCTCATTACGACCGGATGGATGTGATGGGTATTCATTACTATATCCCGGCCGTTGAGGGCTTAAACAAAAAAATAGCCTTTATCGACAGTGCCATGGTAACCCTTGAGGTGCCCCTCCAAGGCGTAGAGATTCGATACACACTCGATGGTTCACAGCCTACCAAAGAGGATTTTCTTTACACAGGGCCGTTTGCCATTAGTAAAAATGCTACCATAAAAGCCCGTGGCTTCCGCGGTAAAATTACCGGCGAAGTTTCCGAGGCCGAAGTTGAAAAACAGTCTTTTCGCGAAGCCGTGAACGTAGATCCCCAAAACAAAGGATTGCAGCGTTGGTTCGTGGAAAATAAGTTTAAAGTGGTGGAAGAGGTAAAGCTACCCCCATCGCCAAAATGGACACATGTAGATAAGCCCGATATGGGTGAGCATGCAGCTCTTAGTCTTTATTCCATGGTTTTTAAGGGTTATTTTAAAGCCGAAAAAGATGGTATGTACGAGTTTGCTGTAACATCCGACGATGGCAGCCTGCTGTATTTTGGCGATAAGCTTATCGTGGACAATGGTGGTAACCATGCCGCCCTGAAACGTTCCGGTATGGTAGCCCTCAAAAAAGGATGGCACCCCATAACCCTCTTTTTCCACCAGGCAGGTGGCGGCGGCGAGCTCAACGTGACCTATGCAGCTCCTGGCGAAGCTTTTAAAGAACTGGACGGAAGTGCTGTTGGGTATTAA
- a CDS encoding GH92 family glycosyl hydrolase — protein MNTKQLSIIFPLLMLALLAACTSEIKTEDVDYTQYVDPFIGTDGIVHTFPGATYPFGMVQLSPDGDTQGWNWCSGYHYSDDNIKGFSHTHLSGTGWSDLGDILVMPTVGEIKLNSGSKDNPDEGYRSRISHDDEEASPGYYRVKLQDYGIDAELTTSRRVGFHRYTFPAAEQSNVIIDPTNKIFGKTMETKVTVKDNSTIEGYCYSAGWGGNRYIYFTASFSKPFKKAGVGLHDKVIADAKEAKGADAKAFASFQTAEGEVIEMRLAFSAVSLQGARKNLATEGSEKTFDGVWEKTKAAWQKELAKIEVKGGSEDQKKIFYTGLYHAMIHPNISMDVDGGYVANGKKFNAQDFTNYSTFSLWDTHRAVHPLLTMIDTKRTVDFVKSLVSRHENGGQLPMWELCGFDNTCMIGYPAVSVIADAILKDIPGIDTEKAYEAMRAIAFFPKNSSSDGESGLNEYIEYGYVPADIAKSVAKTLEYSYYDWCIAKVAEKLGKAIDANMFYQRSRNFVNHYHPDKKLFWPKDRNGKWLDNISLTSWDDLMPHYVSGNIWAYAYFYPHATNVVIDLMGGKDAFADNLDDLFAEPMNMEGEQHVDISGFIGHYGHGDEPGHQIAYLYNYAGKPWKTQEKVREISNTMYFAENDGMPNNDDCGQMSAWYIYSSLGFYPVCPGDLNYIIGAPSFEHASIHLENGKSFNVEAINVSADNIYVQSVELNGRPYSKSYISHQDIMNGGKLSFTMGSQPNKNWASAKEDSPVSDLVK, from the coding sequence ATGAACACGAAACAATTATCAATTATTTTTCCGCTGCTTATGCTCGCCTTGTTGGCGGCATGTACTTCCGAAATTAAAACGGAGGACGTTGATTACACGCAATATGTCGATCCTTTTATCGGTACCGACGGTATTGTGCATACCTTTCCGGGTGCCACCTATCCTTTTGGGATGGTTCAGCTAAGCCCCGATGGCGACACCCAAGGATGGAACTGGTGCTCGGGCTATCATTACAGCGACGACAACATCAAGGGCTTTAGTCATACCCATCTCAGCGGTACCGGATGGTCCGACCTGGGCGATATTTTGGTGATGCCTACAGTGGGCGAAATTAAGCTGAACTCCGGATCTAAAGATAATCCCGATGAAGGCTACCGTTCCCGGATAAGTCACGACGATGAGGAGGCCAGTCCGGGGTATTACCGTGTTAAATTGCAGGATTATGGTATTGATGCCGAGCTCACTACCTCTCGCAGAGTAGGATTTCACAGATATACTTTTCCGGCCGCTGAGCAGTCTAACGTAATTATTGATCCTACCAATAAAATATTTGGTAAAACCATGGAAACAAAAGTTACTGTAAAGGATAACAGCACTATAGAAGGTTACTGTTACAGTGCCGGATGGGGTGGAAACAGGTATATTTATTTTACAGCTTCCTTTTCCAAACCTTTTAAAAAGGCCGGAGTTGGATTGCATGATAAGGTGATAGCGGACGCAAAGGAAGCCAAAGGTGCGGATGCCAAAGCATTTGCATCATTCCAGACTGCTGAAGGCGAGGTGATTGAGATGAGATTGGCTTTTTCTGCCGTAAGCCTCCAGGGCGCTCGTAAAAATCTGGCAACGGAAGGTTCGGAAAAAACCTTTGATGGGGTATGGGAAAAAACAAAGGCGGCCTGGCAAAAAGAACTCGCCAAAATTGAAGTGAAAGGCGGTTCCGAAGATCAGAAAAAGATATTTTACACCGGTCTGTACCATGCCATGATACATCCCAATATTTCGATGGACGTGGACGGAGGGTATGTGGCCAATGGTAAAAAATTCAATGCACAGGATTTTACAAACTACAGCACCTTCTCCCTTTGGGATACCCATCGTGCGGTGCATCCATTGCTCACCATGATAGATACCAAGCGCACCGTTGATTTTGTGAAGTCGCTGGTTAGCCGACATGAAAATGGCGGGCAGTTGCCCATGTGGGAGCTTTGCGGTTTCGATAACACCTGTATGATTGGCTACCCTGCCGTATCGGTTATTGCCGATGCCATTTTAAAAGATATTCCCGGCATTGATACGGAAAAGGCCTACGAAGCCATGCGAGCCATTGCGTTTTTCCCTAAAAACTCCAGTAGTGACGGCGAAAGTGGACTAAACGAATATATTGAGTATGGCTATGTGCCTGCCGATATTGCTAAATCAGTGGCCAAAACGCTGGAATATTCATATTACGATTGGTGTATAGCCAAGGTAGCCGAAAAGTTGGGTAAGGCCATTGATGCCAATATGTTTTATCAGCGCTCCAGGAACTTTGTAAACCATTATCATCCCGATAAAAAACTTTTCTGGCCCAAGGATCGCAATGGAAAGTGGTTAGATAATATCTCGCTGACCAGCTGGGATGATTTGATGCCTCATTACGTTTCGGGCAATATTTGGGCTTATGCCTATTTTTACCCTCATGCTACCAATGTAGTTATCGATTTAATGGGAGGTAAAGATGCTTTTGCCGATAACCTGGATGATCTGTTTGCCGAGCCGATGAATATGGAAGGTGAGCAACACGTGGACATATCAGGATTTATAGGTCACTACGGTCATGGTGATGAGCCGGGCCATCAAATAGCTTATCTGTATAATTATGCGGGTAAACCATGGAAGACACAGGAAAAAGTGAGGGAGATCTCCAACACCATGTACTTTGCCGAAAACGACGGAATGCCAAATAACGACGATTGCGGACAGATGTCGGCATGGTACATCTATTCGTCCTTGGGTTTTTACCCCGTGTGTCCCGGCGATCTGAACTACATTATAGGCGCCCCCTCCTTCGAGCATGCCTCCATTCATCTCGAAAATGGCAAGAGCTTTAATGTGGAAGCCATTAATGTAAGTGCCGACAATATTTATGTGCAGTCTGTTGAGTTAAATGGCAGGCCATATTCAAAAAGCTACATATCGCACCAGGATATTATGAACGGGGGAAAGCTCAGCTTTACCATGGGCAGTCAGCCCAATAAAAATTGGGCTAGTGCCAAGGAGGATAGCCCTGTTTCCGACTTAGTTAAATAA
- a CDS encoding isoaspartyl peptidase/L-asparaginase family protein yields MKSRRKFLKNTALGTFLLGGSFSLSAINRSRESEKATPDSAVNKTVNKPVVISTWRNLAANQAAWEVLAKNGSALDAVEAGVKIPEADPDDRSVGYGGRPDREGKVSLDACIMDQHSNCGSVAFLEHIKHPISVARMVMEKTPHAMLAGEGALQFALENGFEKENLLTEKSEQEWREWLKKSEYKPVINIENHDTIGMLALDSHGNLSGACTTSGAAYKIRGRVGDSPIIGAGLFVDNEVGAATATGLGEAVIKVAGTHLVVELMRQGHNPQKACELAVERVISKNPDYKDLQVGFIALNKQGECGGYCIHKGFSYAVFDKGNNRAIDSDSAVK; encoded by the coding sequence ATGAAAAGCCGACGCAAATTCTTAAAAAACACCGCCCTGGGAACCTTTTTGTTGGGGGGTTCCTTTTCGCTCTCTGCCATAAACAGGAGTAGGGAAAGCGAAAAGGCAACGCCAGACTCAGCGGTTAATAAAACAGTCAACAAACCCGTTGTCATCTCCACCTGGCGGAATTTGGCTGCCAACCAGGCAGCCTGGGAGGTGCTTGCTAAAAATGGGAGTGCCCTCGATGCCGTGGAGGCGGGCGTTAAAATCCCCGAAGCGGACCCCGACGATAGGAGCGTGGGTTATGGCGGACGGCCCGACCGGGAAGGAAAGGTATCCCTTGATGCCTGCATCATGGATCAACACAGCAATTGTGGTTCGGTGGCCTTTCTCGAGCACATCAAACACCCTATATCCGTGGCACGCATGGTGATGGAAAAAACACCCCACGCAATGTTAGCCGGGGAAGGTGCCCTGCAGTTTGCTCTCGAAAATGGCTTTGAAAAAGAAAACCTGTTAACAGAAAAGTCGGAGCAGGAATGGAGGGAGTGGTTGAAGAAATCGGAATACAAACCCGTCATCAACATCGAGAACCATGATACCATCGGTATGTTGGCCCTGGACAGCCATGGTAACCTGTCGGGTGCTTGCACTACAAGCGGTGCAGCCTATAAGATACGGGGCAGGGTAGGGGATTCTCCCATCATTGGCGCCGGGCTGTTTGTGGATAACGAGGTGGGGGCAGCTACGGCTACAGGATTGGGCGAGGCCGTGATTAAAGTAGCCGGAACGCATCTGGTGGTGGAGCTGATGAGGCAAGGCCACAATCCGCAAAAAGCCTGCGAGCTGGCCGTGGAGAGGGTGATAAGCAAAAACCCGGATTACAAAGATTTGCAGGTAGGCTTCATCGCCCTTAACAAACAAGGCGAATGTGGTGGCTACTGCATCCACAAAGGATTTAGCTATGCCGTGTTCGATAAAGGGAATAATCGTGCTATAGATTCGGATAGTGCAGTAAAATAG
- a CDS encoding arylamine N-acetyltransferase family protein — MREKTKPTHIRSDNFSLQSYLYRVKYSGTPKSDYDSIKKLMQCQMCSVPFENLDVQKGMVVSLLPNDIVDKILNKHRGGYCYEVNGLFALALQEIKVPYIFVAARPMPYPERRPNTHMAIIATIENEEFLIDLGFGSYGIREPLKLSSYNTEIVQGKDAFMLEKTAENEYLLKTLINKEWANQYSFEVHHHEWIDFIPANYFNSTHPDSIFVQKPFVVLFNANGRKVLFGNTLKLIEDGSTESILFEEEEYEGILKQHFNLQP; from the coding sequence ATGAGAGAAAAAACAAAACCCACTCATATCCGATCAGATAATTTTAGTTTACAAAGTTACTTGTATAGAGTTAAGTACAGCGGAACCCCAAAATCAGATTACGACAGCATCAAAAAACTGATGCAATGCCAAATGTGTTCGGTTCCCTTTGAAAACCTCGACGTTCAAAAAGGGATGGTCGTATCCTTGTTGCCAAATGATATTGTTGATAAAATTTTAAATAAGCACCGTGGTGGTTATTGTTATGAGGTCAATGGATTATTTGCGCTAGCACTTCAAGAAATTAAGGTGCCTTATATCTTTGTGGCTGCACGACCAATGCCGTACCCAGAAAGACGCCCCAACACCCATATGGCTATCATTGCAACAATTGAAAATGAAGAGTTTTTAATCGACTTGGGATTTGGAAGCTACGGAATAAGAGAACCATTAAAATTAAGTTCGTATAACACGGAAATCGTACAAGGCAAGGATGCCTTTATGTTAGAAAAAACAGCAGAGAATGAGTATTTACTTAAAACCTTAATAAATAAGGAATGGGCAAATCAATATTCTTTTGAGGTTCACCATCACGAGTGGATAGATTTTATACCTGCCAATTATTTTAATTCAACCCATCCCGATTCAATTTTTGTTCAGAAACCTTTTGTTGTCCTATTTAATGCAAATGGTCGCAAAGTATTGTTCGGCAATACACTAAAGTTGATTGAAGATGGCAGCACAGAAAGCATCCTGTTTGAAGAGGAAGAATATGAGGGCATATTGAAACAACATTTTAATCTGCAGCCGTAG
- a CDS encoding copper homeostasis protein CutC, with product MNKPQDIYKEACVETYAECVLAEQRGANRLELCSALEHGGLTPSIDLVNKVLANVNIPTKVMVRARKGNFVYNEAEIKEMEKSIDAFKEAGVHGVVFGFLTPDNRIDIETTKRLTQLAKPLNVCFHKAIDEVEDILEAVEQLCNIPGVDAILTSGGEATAMEGQETLRQMLKVADNRLQIVVAGKVLNSNMEELNILIKAKEYHGRRIVGELE from the coding sequence ATGAATAAACCACAGGATATTTATAAAGAAGCTTGCGTAGAAACCTACGCGGAATGTGTGTTGGCGGAGCAAAGAGGCGCGAACAGACTTGAACTTTGCTCGGCTTTGGAGCATGGAGGCTTAACCCCTTCGATTGATTTGGTAAACAAAGTGTTGGCCAATGTAAACATACCCACCAAGGTGATGGTACGTGCACGAAAGGGCAATTTTGTTTACAATGAGGCTGAAATAAAAGAAATGGAAAAATCTATTGACGCCTTTAAAGAGGCTGGTGTGCATGGCGTTGTGTTTGGTTTTTTAACACCCGACAATCGCATCGACATAGAAACAACCAAACGCCTCACCCAACTGGCCAAACCTTTAAATGTATGTTTCCACAAAGCAATTGATGAGGTGGAGGATATCTTGGAGGCGGTAGAGCAGCTTTGCAATATTCCCGGTGTGGACGCTATCCTTACCTCCGGGGGGGAGGCAACGGCAATGGAAGGGCAGGAAACCTTGCGCCAGATGCTAAAGGTGGCCGACAACAGATTGCAAATTGTGGTGGCGGGCAAAGTGTTAAACAGCAATATGGAGGAGCTGAATATACTGATTAAGGCCAAAGAATACCATGGGCGCAGGATTGTAGGGGAACTTGAGTGA